The Pseudomonas sp. IB20 region AGCGTGTTTCGCCTGGAGCTCGAAGGCCAGGGTTACTACCTTAAGCGCCAAAGCGACTACTTGACGCGCACACTGCACAAGCCGTTTGGCGAGCCCACCTTCGCGCGTGAATTCCGCAATATCAGCCGTTATCAGAAGCTCGGTATTCCGGCATTGCAGGCGGCGTTTTTCGGTGAGCGCAAGGTTAATGGCGAGCACCGCGCGATGTTGCTGACCCGCGCCCTGGACGGTTGGAACGACCTGGATTCGTTGCTGGAGCAATGGCCGCAACTGACGGACGCCCAGCACTGCGCGATCCTGCTGGCGTGCGGCCAACTGGCTCGTCATCTGCACAGCGTCGGCCAGGTGCATGGCTGTTTTTATCCCAAGCATATTTTTTTGCAGGCCCTCGGCGACGGCTATGCCGCGCAGTTGATTGACCTTGAGAAAACTCGCCCGCTGTTGTTCGGCCAGCGTGATCGGGTCAAGGACCTGGAGCCGCTGTTGCGCCGCGCGCCGCAATGGTCGGACGCGCAAGTGCGCCAACTGCTGGCCGCCTATCTGCAACAGCCTGAAGACAGCGCACCGGTGGCCGCCTGGTTCCAACGCCTGACGGCGCGCCGCAGCCATAAGGAGAACCGCTGATGCGTTTGTCCGAGCTGAAGAAAGCCGGCCGCACGCCTGATCTGCCGCTGACTATCGAGCTGGCGGACGCCGCAGGCCCAGGGCAGTTGCAACTGCTCAGCCTGTTGCGCGTGTTACCGGGCGAGCGCTACGTGGGTGCTGGCGTCTGGCGCGGGCGCACGGTGCTGGCCAAGTTATTGGTCGGCAGCAAGGCGGCACGCCACTTTCAGCGCGAACTCAGCGGTGTGCGCCTGCTCGCCGAGCAAGGCCTGACCACGCCACTGCTGCTTGCCGATGGCCTGCAAGAAGGCGAGGGCGGCTGGCTGCTGTTTGAATTTATTGAAGGCGCCCAAAGCCTTGCCGATGCCTGGCAGGCCGTCGAAGGCTTGCCGCCGCTGGCTGACGAACAAACCGCCGTGCTCGCTGAGGCCCTGGCGGCGATTGCCCAGATGCACGCCAAAGGCCTGTGGCAGGAAGACCTGCACCTGGACAACCTGCTGCGCCAGAACGGCAAGCTGTACCTGATTGACGGTGCCGGGATTCGTGTCGAAGAGGCGGGCAAACCGCTGTCGCGCAACCGCGTCCTGGAAAACCTCGGGGTGTTTTTTGCGCAGTTGCCGAAAAATCTTGAGCCGTTCACCGAAGAGCTGCTGGTGTACTACCTGCTGAGCAATGGCGAACATGCTGTGCCGCTGGAGGCCCTGGAAAAACAGGTGCGCAAAGTCAGCGCCTGGCGCTTGAGGGACTTTTTGAACAAGGTTGGCCGCGAATGCACGCTGTTCAGCGTGGTGCGTGGCGCCTTTGTCTTGCGTGCGATTCGTCGCGAGGAAGAGGCCGCGATGCTGCCGGTATTGGAGCAGGCTGATGCATTGCTGGATCAGGGCCACCTGTACAAAACCGGTGGTGCGGCCAGCGTGGGCAAGGTCGAGGTGGCCGGTCGGCCGCTGGTGATCAAACGCTACAACATCAAGGGCTTTGCCCATTGGCTCAAGCGCTTCTGGCGCCCGAGCCGTGCCTGGCATTCGTGGCGCGAAGGCAACCGTCTGGCGTTTCTGGGGATTGCTACGCCCAAGCCGCTGGCGGTGTTGGAGAAGCGGTTCTTCTGGCTGCGCAGCCGTGCGTATCTGGTGACTGAGTTTTTGCCGGGGCCGGACATCATCGAGCGTTTCGCGCCTTACGTTGAGCACGGCGATGTGCCTGAAAGCGAGCTGCTGGCGCTGGATCATCTGTTTGCCGAGCTGATTCGTGAGCGCATCAGTCACGGCGACTTCAAGGGCCATAACCTGTTCTGGCACGCAGACCGCTGGGCGTTGATTGACTTGGACGCCATGTGTCAGCACAGCTCAGTCGCCAGCTTTGCGCCGGCGTATGCCAAGGATCGTGCGCGGTTTATGCGCAACTGGCCGCAGAGCAGTGCGCTGTACCAACTGATCGATCAGCGTTTGCCCAAAGAGATCGGCGTCGCCGGTTAAAGCGGGCTTTCGGCCCTATCGCGGGCATAGGTATCTAAATAGATACCCATGCCGCAATAGGGCCACCTAGGCGCCGCGTGGCCTGATCAGAACTGATATTCAGCCCCAGCCCCCGCATACCATGACCTTCCCGGTGCCGCTTCGTAATAGCGGAAGTTGCCGTCCCCGACAATCACCGAACCCACGTACTGGCGATCCAGCAAGTTATCCAAACGCAAGGTCTGGTGAAAGGTCCAGTGCTCGACCTTCTGCTCAAAGCGCGCACGCCAGTTGAATACGCTGTAGCCCGGCGCGGCGCGTTGCTGGTTGGTGTCTTCGACGTAGACCTTGCTGCGGTAAATGCCTTCGATGGCGGTGCTGACCCAGTCGCGGGGCTTCCAGTTCAGCTCGGCGAAAAGGGTGGTTTGGGGCACGCCCGGGAGGTAGTTGCCTTTGTCGATGGCTTTCCCGTTCCCGATGAAGTAACTGTCGTAGGTGGCTTGCAGTCGGGTGTAGGCGAGGCTTGTGCTCCAGTGGTCGCTGAGCTGGCTTTCAAGGCCCAGTTCGAAGCCACGGCGCAGGGTGCGGCCGGCATTTTGATAAGTGGTGCGCCCGTCCTTGGATTGCGCCACTACCAATTCATCCTCGGTGGTGATCTGGAAAAGGGCGGCGTTGAGGCGCGTGTCTTGGCCAATGCGTGCTTTCAGGCCGACCTCGTATTGTTTGCTGACGGAAGGCTTGAGCGCGAAATTGAAGCCGTTTGAGGTGCTGGAATACGCCGACTCCGCCTGAGTCGGCGTTTCGAAGCCTTTGCCCGCGCTCACGTAACCATGCAGGTCTGGCGTGAAGGCGTACATCACGCTCACTGACGGCGTGTTCTTCTGGTAGGTCTTGCTGCCGCTGTCGTTGCCGTCGCTGAGAAAGTGGTCGTCCACGTCCATCTTCAGGGTGCTGTGGCGCAGGCCGGCTTGCAGGGTCCAGTCGCCCAGCAGCCAGTTGGCTTGCACGAACGGGTCGAGGCTGGTGGCGGTGTCGATTTCGTCGCGGCCCAAGGCGCCTTTGACGCCGTGCACGCCGTTGAGGGTGTTGGAATAGCCTTGGCGATCATCCTGGCTGCGGTCGTAGTCGAGACCGGTGATCAGGGTCAGGTCGCCGGGGGCGCTGGTGATCGGTTGCAGCCAGTGGATGGAGCCGCCGTAGAACTTGCGGTCGAAGTCCACGACGCCGCCGCGCGCATTGGCGAGGTTGGGTTCGCCCTTGGTCTTGTCGGGAATCGACAAATACTGAATCACACTCCGCCGCCCTGTATACGCGTTCACCTGCAACGTCGCATCACCGATGTAGCGCTCGTAATTCATACCCAATTGCTGATGATCGATGCTTTTTCGCGTGTTGTACTGCAGCGCGGCGGGATCCACAGAGCGCGGATCTGCTTTATAGGCTGCCCATTTCTGCCCCAGCGGGTCCTGCGTGCCGTTCTGCTCCAGGCTGCTGTAAATCAGCGCCAGTTTGCTGTCGTCATCCGGCTCGAAGTTCAGCTTGGCAAAGGTCTGGTCGCGACGGGCGCTGCTGTGGTCGCGGTAGCCGTCGGTGTCCATGCGCGAGGCGTCGAGCACGAAACCCGCGCCGTTGGCTGCGCCTTCGGCCGTCAGGTGGTGCTTGCTCAGGCCGTCGCTGCCCACCAGGGTTTCGGCGCCGATGCGCGGCGAGCCTTCGCCGTTGCGGGAAAACATCTGGATCACCCCGCCGGCGTTGCTGCCGTACAAAGTGGCCGCCGGGCCGCGCAGGACTTCGATGCGCTCGGCGGTGTCGAGGTTGAAGGTGGCGGCCTGACCCTGGCCGTCCGGGGTGCTAGCGGGAATGCCATCAGCCATCAGCTTGATGCCGCGCACGCCAAACGCCGAACGGGCACCGAAGCCGCGCGAGGAAATCTGCAGGTCCTGCGCGTAGTTCTGGCGGTTTTGCACCACCAGGCCGGGCACGCGCGACAGGGCTTCGGAGGCGTTGATGCCGAGTTGGCCGTCGCTGATTTGCTCGTGGCTGATGCTGTCCACCGAGTACGGCAGGTCGAAGGTCGGGCTGGCGCTGCGTGAACCGGTGACCACGCTGGGGTCGAGGATCAGTGGGGGCTCGTCGGCCCTGACGCTGTAGCTCACCCCCAAAAGGCCAGCAAGCAACATCGTGAAACAGATGGGGGTGACAACGTTCATAAGCAAGCCGACATCCATAGCGCGCAGCGCTGGCGCGCAAAAGTGCGCAAGTTTAACGGCTCGGCAGGCGTTTGCCGACTGACTCGTCGGTGGTTTGTCGATCTATCTGGAGTTCGCAACCCTAGGTTAAGCTGCCGTTTTCTACTCACTGTGAGAATGTTCCGCGTGTTTACAGTGGCGTGGTGTATGACTTCTGCTCCCTCAATGGCGAGCCCAACAGTCACGGGAATATGGCGGACCAGCAGGTTAACTCGATTCCTTGGATGGCCATTGATTTTGTCGCATCAGGCGTTCTGGATACGTTGGTGCTGCCTTACACGGTCTATCGGCAGAGCAAGGACGGCAGTATTGAGATCTTTCGCTAGGGCGCAGTGACAACGGGTCGCCATAAACGCTAGATCATCACCGGACGTCTTTACGCTATAATCCCGCCCTTTAGCTGTTTCTCGTCCAGGCGAGAGGCACACTTTTTTCAGGCGCAACCCGCCTGTATGCAGACTAAAAGAGGCTAGACCCCTGTGGCATTGACGATTCTTGGCCTGTCCGGCGCCCTTAGCCATGATCCTTCCGCAGCCTTGTATATCGACGGCAAGCTGATCGCGGCCGCCGAAGAAGAGCGCTTCGTACGCGACAAACATGCAAAGAACCGCATGCCCTACGAGTCGGCGAAGTTCTGCCTGGAGCAGGCCGGCATCAAACCTTCCGACGTTGATGTGGTGGCGATCCCGTTCGCCCCGATCAGCCTGTTCGGCGAGGCGCGCTGGCACTATGCCAAGCGTTACTGGTACGCCCCGGACCGCGCCCTCGACGCGATCCTGATGGGCAACCGTCGCTACAAGCGCTATCGCAACAAGATCGTCTGGTGCCTGGAACAACTGGGCTTTGATCCGAAGAAAATCAAGATCGAACCGGTTGAACACCACTTGGCTCACGCCTCCAGCGCCTACCACTGCTCCGGCTTCCAGGAAAAAACCGCGATCCTGGGCATCGACGGCAAGGGTGAGTACGCCACCACGTTCTTCGGCTACGGCGAAAACGGCAAGATCCACAAGATCAAAGAATTCTACGACCCGGATTCCCTGGGCGGCCTGTACGGCGCGATCACCGAGTTCCTCGGTTTCGAGATGCTCGACGGCGAGTTCAAGGTCATGGGCATGGCGCCGTATGGCGACGCCAGCAAGTACGATTTCTCGCGTCTGGCCTCGTTTGAGAATGGCGAGTTGGTGATCAACACCGACTACGCCAACGTCATCGGCCTGCGCCGCTACAAAGAGAAGGGCAAGGGTTTCTACTTCTCGCCAAAGCTGATCGAGTGGCTGGGCCCCAAGCGCGAAGGCGACATCGCCGACGAGCCGTACATCCACTACGCCGCCAGCATGCAAGCGCTGTTCGAAAAGCTGGCCTTGCAGATGATCGACCACTACCTGGGTGACATCCTCAAGGACACCGGCAAGCTGGCCTTCGCCGGCGGCTGCGCGCTGAACGTTAAGTTGAACCAGAAGATCATTGCCCGCGATGACGTCAAGGAGCTGTTCGTGCAGCCGGCGTCCGGCGATGCCGGCACCGCCGTCGGTGCGGCGGCCTACGTGTCCCACGCCCGTGGTGTACCGGTTGAGAAGATGGAACACGTCTATCTCGGCCCGTCCTACAGCAACGAAGACGTGATCGCCGCGTGCGCCAAGCACGCGAGCAAGCCGGTCTGGCGCAAGATCGAGAACATGCCTAAGCGCATCGCCAAGATCATGGTCGACGGCAACCCGGTGGCCTGGTTCCAGGGCCGCATGGAGTTTGGCCCGCGTGCGTTGGGCGGTCGTTCGATCATCGGTTGCCCGAGCGCGACCGGCGTGGCGGATCGCATCAACCACCAGATCAAGTTCCGCGAGCGCTGGAGGCCTTTCTGCCCGTCGATGCTCGACACTGTGGCCCCGCAGATGATCAAGGTCGATCACCCGGCGCCGTTCATGACCTTCACCTTTGAAGTGTCGGACGAGTGGAAAACCCGCGTGCCGGAAGTGGTGCATGAAGATGGCACGTCCCGCGCTCAGGTGCTCAAACGCGAATACAACCCGCGCTACTACGACATGATGAAAGAGCTGGAAGTGCTGACCGGCAACGGCGTGTCGCTGAACACCTCGCTCAACCGTCGTGGCGAAGCGATGATCTGCTCGCCGACCGACGCGCTGAACATGTTCTTCGGCTCCGACCTGCAGTACCTGATCATGGAAGACATCCTGGTCGTCAAAGACGGCGTGGACCCTTATGACTCGGTCGGCTGAGCGCCACGTCCTGCAGTTCTGCCACGGCTATGACGGGCCGTTCCTGGATTGCGCGCGGCAGTACGCGAGCCTGTTCGCAGGCTCGGGCTATAAAGTGACCACGGTGTTTCTCACCGGGGTCGCTGACCCCGAGGTCGCCGCCGGTTGCGCCTCTGATGAAGTGTTGTTCATGGAATTCAGCTCCAAGGCCATTCGTGGCCTGAAGCTGGGCGCCATCCGTGAGCTGCGCAAGATCGCAGCGTCGCGCAACTTCAGTTTCTGCATCGCTCACCGGTTCAAGCCGATCTATATCGCCTTGCTTGGCACGCGCTTGCCGGTGATCGGTGTGCATCACGCGTTCGGTGACTATGAGCGCCGCACCCGCAAGCTGTTTGCCTCGATTTTCCGCAAACGCCTGAGCCTGCTCGGTGTGTCCGATGCGGTGCGCGATGACATGCGCCGTTGCCTGCCGACCTGGCCGGCGGCGCGTATTCAGACGCTGTACAACCGCATTGATGTCGACGCCCTGCAGGCCCAGCAGGTGTCGGCCGATGCGGCGCGGGATGCCTTGGGGCTGTCGCCGGACGAGTGGGTGGTCGGCAACGTCGGCCGTCTGCACCCGGACAAAGACCAAGCCACCTTGCTCAAGGGTTTTGCCCTGGCGTTGCCACATTTGCCGGCGCAGAGTCGCCTGGCGATCCTCGGTACCGGTCGGCTGGAACAAGACCTCAAGGCTTTGGCCCGCGAGTTGGGCATTGCCGAGCAGGTACTGTTCCTCGGCCAGGTGCCGGAGGCGCGCCGTTACTTCCGAGCGTTCGACGCCTTTGCCCTGAGTTCCGATCACGAGCCGTTCGGCATGGTGCTGTTGGAAGCCATGGCCGCTGGCGTGCCGCTGTTGGCAACTGCGTGTGGCGGCGCCCGGGAAGTGGTCGAGGGCGTGGGTATTCTGTTTCCGTTCGGTGACGCCGAACGCCTGGGCCAAGGGCTTCGGCACTTGGCGGCGATGGATCGTCAACAGCACCAACAGTGTGCCGAGATGATGCTCGAGCGCCTGCACGAGCGGTTTTCGGATCAGGCGGTACGCGATACGTTCTGGCTGTTGCCGCCTGTCATTGCACTGACCGCGAGGGCCTGATGCTCAATCGATTCCAAGGCTGGCGCGAGCGTGGCTGGGCGGTCGTTGACGCGCCCACTTACAGTGACGCCTGGCAGCGTTACGGTGGCAGTGTCGCCACCCATCCGCAGGTGGTTGAACGTCTGGCCGGGCTGGCCGACATTCCTGTGCGCTACTTGGCGTGGGAACAAGGCGGTGAGCTCAAGGCGTGCATTGCGACCTGGGGGCGCGACTTGGCCCTGTCCAAGGATGTGCTCAAGCGCCATGGCAAGAAGGGCTTGTTCGACTTGGGCAATGCCGAGTTGATCCTGCCTGCCGCCGCCGATGCCCAGGCGCCGTTGCGCCATCGCGGGCGCTACCTCTCGGCCCTGAATGAAGGCCGGTTTGCTGGCCTCAAGCTCCAGGCCGAGCAGTTGGCCATGGCGCGTACGCCGGAAGAACTGTCGAAGAAGTTTCGCTATAACCAGCGCCGTGAGTTGCGTTTGCTGGAAGAGGCGGGCGGCGTGGTGCGTGCGGTCCAGGAATTCTCCAGTGCAGAGCTGGCAGCGATTTACTGCGACCTGTTCCAGCGCCGCTGGGGTTTTGCCGCCACCGGTGCCGAGCGCATGGCGCAGGTGATCGAGTTGCTGCGTGAATGGCTGATCGGTTCGGTGATTTTCCTCAACGATGCGCCGATTGCCATTCAATTGGTCTACCGCGTTGAAGCGCCCGAATGGATCAGCGTCGAGTACATCAATGGCGGCGTAGACCCTGAAACGCGCGCGTTCAGCCCGGGCAGCGTACTGAGCTTTCTCAACACGCAAAGTGCCTGGGAGCAGGCGCGTGAAGCCGGCAAGCCGCTGCGGTTCTCATTCGGCCGGGCTGACCGCGAATACAAGGACCGTTGGTGCAACCCTGTACCGGTATTCAACGTATGAGCGAGTCGACGAGCCGTAAGCAGGCGCTGCTCAAGCGCCACCGCCGTAATAAACGCATCAGCCTGCTGATCGGCCTGCTGCTGTTGATTGGCGTGGGTGTGCTGGTGGCCTGGTGGCTGCCGCTGGTGCTTGCAGTGCTGGCCTGGGTGGCCCATGAAGCCTGGTTTGCCGACCACCTGTTTTACTCGCCCAAGGACGACTACCAGTATCAGTTTGCAGCGGATACCGAGCAGCCCAAGGTCACGCTGATCAACGGCCGGTTGGTGTTAGGCGAGGCGCTGGAGCTGGCGGGCAATGAGACCCTGATCCTCGCGCTGCGCCTCAAGAGCAGCGCGTTGGGCCGCTTTATCGACCCGTTTATTACCTTGCCTGGCGCTGATCGCCAAGTGTTCGAGCGCGGCGTCAATGGCCTGCGCTACCTGAACCTCACCGGCCAAACGCAAGCGCTGCTCGATGGGCAACTGCTGCTGGGGGCTCGGTGCTGCCGTGTGCTGGGTACGCCAGTGCTGTCGGTATTCCGTCAGCCTGATGTGCGCGAGCAACGGGTGATGGTCATTGCGCCGCACGCCGATGATGCCGAGTTGGCCGCCTTTGGCCTGTACAGCCAGGCGACTCAACCCTGGATCGTGACGTTGACGGCTGGCGAGATCGAAGCCGAGCACTATCAGCACATGGGCCTGGGCAAGCCTGAGGCGGCACGCCTCAAGGGCCGTTTGCGTGCTTGGGACAGTGTCGCCGTACCGCGTTGGGCTGGGGTGGCGCAGGAACATTGCGTTCAGCTGGGGTATTTCTGCCTGCAATTAGCGGCGATGAAAGCCGAGCCGGATCGCGCCGTGGCTTCGCGAGAGGCCGAGTTGAGCGACATCCGCCTGTTCCGCCAATTCAATCCGTTCCCTTTGCCGGCGGATGCCGATGGCCGGCCGACCTGGAACAACCTGCTGGCCGACCTGCGCGCGTTGCTGCTCATGGCCCGCCCGGAAGTCATCGTGTTGCCCCATCCGGTGCTCGATCCGCATCCTGATCATATCTGCGCGCAGCAAGCCGTATTGGAAGCCTTACAGGGGCTTGAATGGCAGCCGACGACGTTGCTCGGTTACGCCAATCACCTGCATGACAATGACCGCTGGCCGATGGGCGATTCGGGCGCCGGTATCGCTTTGCCACCATGTTTTGATTCGACGTACACTTTGCGTCCTTATTGCCTGCCGGTGTCCGAAGGCCGGCAGTGTGACAAGGCCATGTCGCTGGGCATGATGCATGACTTGCAGCCCAGGATGCCGTTCAAGCGGCGTGTGCGGCGTGTCATACAGCGCTGGCTGGCGGGAAGGGCTGTCTCGCCCTGGGGTGAGAACGAGTTTTTCCGCAAGGCCATTCGGCGGCATGAGCTTTTTTGGTTCATCAAGCACAAGTAACGTTAAGCAACGTGTTGGAGCGCTGAGCGCTCCCGTAAAACTGACAGTGAGTCCCCAGTGATCAATCCGTGCCCCCGCATCCTCTTCCTCATCCCATACTTTGGCCATTGGCCTTTCTGGATGCCGTTTTTTCTCGAAAGCTGCCGGCGCAATGCGGATATTGACTGGCTGTTGTTCAGCGACTGCCCGATACCGGACAACGTCCCGGACAATGTCAGGATTGAAAGCATCAGCTTCGCTGATTACTGCGCGTTGGTTTCACAGCGTTTGTACATCAATTTTGCGCCGCAGGCCGCCTACAAGTTGTGCGACATCAAGCCTGCCTTGGGGCACATCCATGCCGATCGCCTAGAGGGGTACGATTTCTGGGCGTTTGGCGACCTGGACCTGATCTATGGCGACCTGCGCCGGTATTTCACGGCTGACCGCCTGGCCGGTTATGACTTGTTTTCGACCCATGAACGGCGGGTTGCCGGCCATTTGTGCCTGATGCGTAACACCGCCAGAAAGCGCCAGGTGTTTATGCGGATCAAGGATTGGGAAGCGCGCTTCACCGATCAGGAGCATCATGCGCTGGACGAAGGCGCGTTCAGCCGTATTTTCCTGTGGCGCAAGAATTTTCCCAAGCCGTTGTTCAATCTGGTGGGCAAACTCAACCCGTGGCGCCGTCGCAGTGAGTTCACCGAGGCGTTCAGTACGCCGGGTGGTGTGATCAAGTGGCATGACGGCACTGATCGCTTCCCGCACCAATGGTTTTGGAACAATGGTCGTTTGACCAACGACAGAGATGGCGACCGGGAATTTCCGTATTTCCATTTTGTCTGCTGGAAGCGTAATCAGTGGCCGTTGGTGCCCGCGCCAAGCGCTGAGTACACCGAGGCGCTGGCCGCTGAGTCATCCTGGGTTGTTGATGCCACAGGTTTCCATCGAGGAGAGTTATGAGTCGGCCTTTCAAGGTCCTGCAATTGCAGCCTGACTACAATGTTAAATCCCATGATTTTGCCGACTTGGCCGAACAGATCGTCAAGGCATTGCCTGCGGACCGCTATGAAGTCACCGCCGCGTTCCTGCGTGGCCAGCCGGAGCCTGGGGGGCCGGTCAGTCGCGCGGCGACCTCCGTCTACTTCGAGTTTTCCGACGCGTCACTCAAGGGCTTGAGGCTGCGCGCCATGTGGCAGTTGTATAAGTTCTGCCGCAGGGAAAAGTTTGACGTCGTGGTGTGCAACCGCTTCAAACCGGTCAACATGATGTTGCAGCTGAACCGCTGGCTGAAGATCCCGTTGTGTATCGGCATCTCCCACGGCTTCGGCGAGTATGACCGTCTGTACCGACGCAAGCAGGCGCAGCGCTGGGTCGACGAGCACTGGCGTTTTGTCGGTGTGTCGCCGGCGGTCAAGCAGTACCTGTTGGACTGCAACTGCGGGTTTACCGATAGCAATACCTACGCCATCACCAATGCCATCGACATCGAGCAGGCCGAAGCCTTGCAGCATTCGCGTGAACGCGCGCGTGAGTTGCTGGGCATCGACCCTTCGGTGCGTTTGATCGGCGCCTTGGGGCGCCTGGTGCCGGTCAAGGGGCACACCTATTTGTTGCAGGCGTTCGCCGCACTCAAAGACAAATACCCCACAGCGCAGCTCGCCATCATTGGCGCGGGGCGTGAGGAGTCCAACCTCGCCGCGCAAATCCAGAGCCTTGGCTTGGCTGGGCGTGTGCACTTGTTGGGCTTCAAGGAAAATGCCCTGCAGTACGTTCGCGCCTTTGATATCTGGGCGATGCCTTCCCTGGCCGAAGGCCTGGGCCTGGCGCTGCTGGAAGGCATGAGCGGGCGCCTGCCGGTGATCGCGTCAAGCGTGCCGGCCATGCTGCCGCTGATTGAAGGGGCGGGCGGCCTGGCGGTTGAGCCGGCCAACGTCCCCGAGTTGACCCAGGCGCTGGATACCTACCTGGCGCTGCCCGATGAAACGCTCGTGCAAAAAGGCGAGCGGGCCTACCAGTACCTCCAGGCGGAGCACGACATTGAAGTGTTCCGTCAGCAATACCTCGAACTGATTGATTCAGGATTGGCTCAAGCCCGCAGGAACAATGTATGAACCAGAGTCAGCCCTTGGTCACGGTGATCATCGCGTCCTATAACCATGCGCCGTACATCGAGCAAAGCATCCTCAGTGCCCTGAACCAGACGTATCCAAACATCGAGTTGTTGGTGATTGATGATGGGTCGACAGACGACAGTGTCGAGCGTATTCGTCGGTTGCAGGAACACCACACCTTCGACTTTCGCGTCCAGCAGAACCAAGGCCTGACCAACACGCTCAATGGCGCGATTGCACGCTCCCAAGGCCCGTTGGTTGTGCCGTTCGGTTCCGACGACATCATGTTGCCAGAGCGGATTGCGACCCAAGTGGCCTATATGGATGGCAAGCCGGAGGTGGGGATCTGCGCGGGTAACATCGAACTGATCGACGCCCAAGGCGAGCTGTTTCCTGAAAAGCGCCAGCGTCGCGACGTGCCGTTTCGGCGCCTGGACTTCGACGATATGTTCTTGGAGCGCAAACCGTACCCGCCCGCACCCACGCTGATGATCCGGCGCGAGGCGCTGGAGAAGGTCGGTGGGTTTGATCCGAAGATTCGTCTGGAAGACTTGTTGATCGAGTTGAAAATTACCCACGCCGGGTACTTCATCGATGGCTTGAACGTGGTCATGGCCCGCTATCGCAAGCACGCCACCAACTCGTACAAGAACCATCGATTCATGATCGACAATATCTTGCGTTCCTACGCGTTGTTCAGCGACCACCCGCTCTATGACGAGGTGCGTTACAAGTTCCTCAGCTCCATGTTCCTCAAGACCGCCAACCGTGATCGTAAGTTGGCGCGCGAGCTGCTGGCGCAGATCCCGTTCCGGGCCTGGAATAAGAAAACCTGGCGCGGCTTGAGCCGGTTGTATTTTTCCCCGCTGGAGAAAGAC contains the following coding sequences:
- a CDS encoding DUF6625 family protein, which gives rise to MINPCPRILFLIPYFGHWPFWMPFFLESCRRNADIDWLLFSDCPIPDNVPDNVRIESISFADYCALVSQRLYINFAPQAAYKLCDIKPALGHIHADRLEGYDFWAFGDLDLIYGDLRRYFTADRLAGYDLFSTHERRVAGHLCLMRNTARKRQVFMRIKDWEARFTDQEHHALDEGAFSRIFLWRKNFPKPLFNLVGKLNPWRRRSEFTEAFSTPGGVIKWHDGTDRFPHQWFWNNGRLTNDRDGDREFPYFHFVCWKRNQWPLVPAPSAEYTEALAAESSWVVDATGFHRGEL
- a CDS encoding PIG-L deacetylase family protein translates to MSESTSRKQALLKRHRRNKRISLLIGLLLLIGVGVLVAWWLPLVLAVLAWVAHEAWFADHLFYSPKDDYQYQFAADTEQPKVTLINGRLVLGEALELAGNETLILALRLKSSALGRFIDPFITLPGADRQVFERGVNGLRYLNLTGQTQALLDGQLLLGARCCRVLGTPVLSVFRQPDVREQRVMVIAPHADDAELAAFGLYSQATQPWIVTLTAGEIEAEHYQHMGLGKPEAARLKGRLRAWDSVAVPRWAGVAQEHCVQLGYFCLQLAAMKAEPDRAVASREAELSDIRLFRQFNPFPLPADADGRPTWNNLLADLRALLLMARPEVIVLPHPVLDPHPDHICAQQAVLEALQGLEWQPTTLLGYANHLHDNDRWPMGDSGAGIALPPCFDSTYTLRPYCLPVSEGRQCDKAMSLGMMHDLQPRMPFKRRVRRVIQRWLAGRAVSPWGENEFFRKAIRRHELFWFIKHK
- a CDS encoding glycosyltransferase; the protein is MSRPFKVLQLQPDYNVKSHDFADLAEQIVKALPADRYEVTAAFLRGQPEPGGPVSRAATSVYFEFSDASLKGLRLRAMWQLYKFCRREKFDVVVCNRFKPVNMMLQLNRWLKIPLCIGISHGFGEYDRLYRRKQAQRWVDEHWRFVGVSPAVKQYLLDCNCGFTDSNTYAITNAIDIEQAEALQHSRERARELLGIDPSVRLIGALGRLVPVKGHTYLLQAFAALKDKYPTAQLAIIGAGREESNLAAQIQSLGLAGRVHLLGFKENALQYVRAFDIWAMPSLAEGLGLALLEGMSGRLPVIASSVPAMLPLIEGAGGLAVEPANVPELTQALDTYLALPDETLVQKGERAYQYLQAEHDIEVFRQQYLELIDSGLAQARRNNV
- a CDS encoding glycosyltransferase, coding for MNQSQPLVTVIIASYNHAPYIEQSILSALNQTYPNIELLVIDDGSTDDSVERIRRLQEHHTFDFRVQQNQGLTNTLNGAIARSQGPLVVPFGSDDIMLPERIATQVAYMDGKPEVGICAGNIELIDAQGELFPEKRQRRDVPFRRLDFDDMFLERKPYPPAPTLMIRREALEKVGGFDPKIRLEDLLIELKITHAGYFIDGLNVVMARYRKHATNSYKNHRFMIDNILRSYALFSDHPLYDEVRYKFLSSMFLKTANRDRKLARELLAQIPFRAWNKKTWRGLSRLYFSPLEKD